Below is a window of bacterium DNA.
CGCTGGCGCGGGCGGCCGCGGCGGCCCGCGCCTTCGTCGAGGCCGGCGCCGGCGCGACGGCACGCAGCCTGGACTTCCTGCACCAGCGCCTGGCGGCCAGCGCGCGAGGCGGCGGCGAAGCCGCTTGATTCAGCGCTACTTGGAGACATACCATTCGGCATCCCCTGGAAGGAGATCTCGATGCGCCGCCTGCCCGCCCTCCTGCTGCTGTCGGCCTCTGCCCTCGTCTGCGCACTCCCGGCAGCCGCGGCCCGCCCCGGCGAGCAGATCCACCTGCCGCGCTGGAGCCTGGGCCCCCAGGTCGCCACCTATGCCGGCCCCAGCCACGCCGACCTGCTCTTTCGCGAGAACGAGGTCATGGTCGCAGGCATGGACAGCGAGCCCGGTCTGCGATTGAGCGACTTCGAGTCGGGCCTGCCGGTGGGACTGCGCATCTACTGGGCCTACCGGCCAGCCCTCGGCTTGGCCGCGACGTACGGTTTCTCGAACTACAGCAGCGCCCAGACCTTCACGGCCCATCAATGGCCCTCGCCGCGCGAACTCGCTACAGACCTGCACGAGCTGGATGTCACCGTGCACTACGGACTCGACTTCGTGCGAAACCAGAAGCTGCTTCCCTATGTCGGCTTTGGGATAGGTCTCGCGTTGGCAGACAGCAGGCTCTCGATCGATCTTATCAATGTACAGGAGCCCGACCCCGAAGACCCTGCTAGCCTGCTGCCCGATCGCAGCTTCGAGATCAAGGCCCGCGATCACTCCCTCCATTACCTCGGACTGGCAGGGCTCATCTATCGATTCACTAGCCGTGTGGCGATCAGCGCAGAGATGCAGGGAGTAATGGGTGACATTCGGCAGAGCTTCGACTACGGCGGCTCCTACCAGTACCTAGTGGTCGATCCCGAGAACCAACAGGACGTCATCAACGACTGGAAGACCAACGACATCCTCGGCGGCTCCTATCCGATGGACCTCACCGGCGTGCGCCTGTCGATCGGCCTGCTGATCGGCCTCTGAGCCGGCTTGGCCCCCCAGCCCCCGCATGCTAGAGTGAAGCGAACGCCGTCCAGGAGGCCCTCCGCATGATCCAGCGCCTGCGCCCCTTCGCCCTCGCCCTCCTGCTCGCCCTGCCGGCCGCCGCCCTCGCCGAGGAGCCGGTCACGGACAAGCTGCGCGAGGACGGCCGGCTTCCCCTCTGCGGCCATGCGCGCGGCGTGTTCGGCCGCAGCGGGGAGGGCCAGCCGGGACAGACCGAGTGGCGGGCGCGCTACTACGAGATCAGCGGCAGCCTGGACTTCGCCGCCCTCGCGTTCAGCGGGCGGGTGCGCGCCTTCCTGACGCCGATCGCCGTCGCCGACAGCCTCGTCCTCGACGCCTTCGACACCCTGACGCCCAGCGCCGTGCGCGTGGACGGCGCCCCCGCCACCTGGCGGCGCCTCGACGAGCGCACCATCGCCATCGCCACGCCGGGGGGCACGGTGGGCGACGAGCGCCTGGTCGAGGTCGAGTATGCCGCCGAACCCAACGACATCGGCTTTGGCGCCTTCTGGTTTCCCGAGTACCTCGACGACGCCGGCGCGCGCATCCGCAGCTGCCAGACGATGACCCAGACCCAGAACGCGGGCACCTGGTGGCCCTGCATCGATCGGCTCAGCCACAAGCCGGACAGCCTGGCCCTCGCGATCACCGTGCCCGACACGATGGTCGTCGCCGCCAACGGCCGGCTCGAGGGCGTCGACGACAACGGCGACGGCACGCGCACCTACCGCTGGCGCGAGCGCTACCCGATCGCGACCTACCTCGTGGCGATGACCGTGGCGCCCTTCCATTCGCCGGGCGGCGACGGCCTGCCCTGGCAGGACAGCTACGATCTCG
It encodes the following:
- a CDS encoding M1 family metallopeptidase; the encoded protein is MIQRLRPFALALLLALPAAALAEEPVTDKLREDGRLPLCGHARGVFGRSGEGQPGQTEWRARYYEISGSLDFAALAFSGRVRAFLTPIAVADSLVLDAFDTLTPSAVRVDGAPATWRRLDERTIAIATPGGTVGDERLVEVEYAAEPNDIGFGAFWFPEYLDDAGARIRSCQTMTQTQNAGTWWPCIDRLSHKPDSLALAITVPDTMVVAANGRLEGVDDNGDGTRTYRWRERYPIATYLVAMTVAPFHSPGGDGLPWQDSYDLGGGESLPLTWFIRPHHVDEAVNNLEQIHDMLDAFRERFGEYPFTAEKYGIAEYSFAGGMEHQTLSSIGTTVVAALDSAHFVQPHELAHQWFGDWVGPATWEDIWLNEGFATYGEALYYEHLGRYTAGEYMYLRRRLPNGEAFAGSV